From a single Micromonospora pallida genomic region:
- a CDS encoding N-6 DNA methylase: MQETPTVTAAEIARLAGVGRAAVSNWRKRHADFPVPVGGVPASPEFDLAQVEQWLRAQGKLPELATAERLWRHLAAASESPAAGLAAVGTLLLARQRGRRPRRPADPHLKALLPDVDALADELGPQGAFDELWQRFSAPGPGRPFATPDDVADLMVGLAGVGGDAVFDPAAGSGAMLRAAVRAGCTSADGQELDEGLARLASLWLALRDVPGEISTGDSLRADAFTGRTFDVVVCHPPFGSTNWGDEELGHDPRWIVGSTPRTEPELAWAQHALAHLRVGGQAVLLMPPTVASRRAGRRIRAELLRRGALRAVVALPPGAAAPHGVPLHVWVLRRPAPDAPPPARTLLVDAAGDDLTETGPRILAAWRDFTSTPDAEVEEAGFARAVPVIELLDEEVDITPARRQPVVTGETTGEHLTRLQQRLADAAGRLPALMPQVTPVAGRRTVPETMTVAELARIGALQIIGPVRVRPAAERDGATDSAVPGVVVTGQDVANGVEPTAHDDGSLAERINLQPGDVVVPVAARRLVAQVVTTGGLLLGPSLVLLRANPAVLDPWFLAGQLRSTANERQVTSLSGTRIDVRRAQICRLHLDEQRAQGEAFRRLVDFESTVREVTALGGDLARLAADGLAGGALRPKGGQR; this comes from the coding sequence GTGCAGGAGACACCGACCGTCACGGCAGCGGAGATCGCCCGGCTTGCCGGGGTCGGTCGCGCCGCGGTCAGCAACTGGCGCAAGCGCCACGCCGACTTCCCCGTCCCGGTGGGCGGCGTCCCGGCCAGCCCCGAGTTCGACCTGGCGCAGGTCGAGCAGTGGCTCCGCGCCCAGGGCAAGCTGCCCGAGCTGGCCACCGCCGAACGCCTGTGGCGGCACCTCGCCGCAGCCAGCGAATCCCCGGCCGCCGGCCTCGCCGCCGTCGGCACCCTGCTGCTGGCCCGACAACGCGGCCGACGCCCCCGCCGGCCAGCCGACCCGCACCTGAAAGCGCTGCTGCCCGACGTCGACGCGCTCGCCGACGAACTCGGCCCGCAGGGCGCCTTCGACGAGCTGTGGCAGCGGTTCTCCGCACCCGGACCCGGCCGCCCGTTCGCCACCCCGGACGACGTCGCCGACCTCATGGTCGGCCTCGCCGGCGTCGGCGGCGACGCCGTCTTCGACCCCGCCGCCGGATCCGGCGCCATGCTGCGCGCCGCCGTCCGCGCCGGCTGCACCTCCGCCGACGGGCAGGAACTCGACGAGGGCCTCGCCCGGCTCGCCAGCCTGTGGCTCGCCCTCCGCGACGTGCCGGGGGAGATCAGCACCGGCGACTCCCTGCGTGCCGACGCGTTCACCGGCCGCACCTTCGACGTCGTCGTCTGCCACCCCCCGTTCGGGTCCACTAACTGGGGCGACGAGGAACTCGGCCACGACCCACGCTGGATCGTCGGCAGCACCCCCCGTACCGAACCGGAGCTGGCCTGGGCCCAGCACGCCCTGGCCCACCTGCGGGTCGGCGGGCAGGCCGTACTGCTGATGCCACCTACCGTGGCCAGCCGCCGCGCCGGCCGACGGATCCGTGCTGAGCTGCTGCGTCGCGGCGCCCTGCGCGCCGTCGTTGCGCTCCCGCCCGGGGCGGCCGCGCCGCACGGCGTACCCCTGCATGTGTGGGTGTTGCGGCGGCCCGCGCCCGACGCGCCGCCACCGGCGCGGACGCTGCTGGTCGACGCCGCCGGTGACGACCTGACCGAGACCGGCCCCCGGATCCTCGCGGCGTGGCGGGACTTCACCAGCACGCCGGACGCCGAGGTCGAGGAAGCAGGCTTCGCCCGCGCCGTCCCGGTGATCGAACTGCTCGACGAGGAGGTCGACATCACCCCGGCCCGCCGGCAACCCGTCGTCACAGGCGAGACTACGGGCGAGCACCTCACCCGGCTCCAGCAACGGCTGGCCGACGCAGCCGGCCGGCTGCCGGCGCTCATGCCGCAGGTCACGCCCGTAGCGGGCCGCCGGACGGTACCGGAGACCATGACCGTCGCCGAACTGGCACGCATCGGTGCGCTGCAGATCATCGGGCCGGTGCGAGTCAGGCCGGCAGCCGAGCGGGACGGCGCGACGGATAGCGCGGTCCCGGGCGTCGTGGTGACCGGGCAGGACGTCGCCAACGGCGTCGAGCCGACCGCCCACGACGACGGCAGCCTGGCCGAGCGGATCAACCTGCAACCCGGCGACGTCGTCGTCCCGGTGGCTGCCCGCCGGTTGGTCGCCCAGGTCGTGACCACGGGCGGGCTGCTGCTCGGGCCGAGTCTCGTCCTGCTGCGTGCCAACCCGGCCGTCCTGGATCCGTGGTTCCTCGCCGGTCAGCTGCGTAGTACCGCCAACGAGCGGCAGGTCACCAGCCTCTCCGGCACGAGAATCGACGTCCGCCGTGCCCAGATCTGCCGCCTTCACCTCGACGAGCAGCGCGCGCAAGGCGAAGCGTTCCGCCGGCTGGTCGACTTCGAATCGACGGTACGGGAGGTCACGGCGCTCGGCGGTGACCTTGCGCGACTCGCGGCGGACGGCCTGGCCGGCGGTGCGCTACGCCCGAAGGGAGGGCAGCGATGA
- a CDS encoding DUF4352 domain-containing protein has product MRKSTTIALITTGLVALGCSSGGTDSAVGSGSAGDDKKATVAKVGEPARDGKFEFTVKSSKCGVAKVGTDLLGQKAQGQFCLVTLNVKNIGKEAQMFDGSSQKAYAADGTEYSADGAAAMYANKNAETFLNDINPGNQVTGVLVFDIPKNVKLAKLELHDSPFSGGIDVTLG; this is encoded by the coding sequence ATGCGCAAGAGCACCACCATCGCCCTGATCACCACCGGTCTGGTCGCCCTGGGCTGCAGTTCCGGCGGCACCGACAGCGCCGTTGGTTCCGGCAGCGCGGGCGACGACAAGAAGGCCACGGTCGCGAAGGTCGGCGAGCCGGCCCGGGACGGCAAGTTCGAGTTCACCGTCAAGTCGTCGAAGTGCGGCGTCGCCAAGGTCGGCACCGACCTGCTCGGTCAGAAGGCGCAGGGCCAGTTCTGCCTGGTCACCCTGAACGTCAAGAACATCGGCAAAGAAGCGCAGATGTTCGACGGCAGCAGCCAGAAAGCGTACGCCGCCGACGGCACCGAGTACTCCGCCGACGGCGCCGCCGCGATGTACGCCAACAAGAACGCCGAGACCTTCCTCAACGACATCAACCCCGGTAACCAGGTCACCGGCGTGCTCGTCTTCGACATCCCGAAGAACGTCAAGCTCGCCAAGCTCGAGCTGCACGACTCCCCGTTCTCCGGCGGCATCGACGTGACGCTCGGCTGA
- a CDS encoding ribonuclease HI gives MRSDEFLRDLDLFPADRHHRLLALRHYLRAADCHACQRVGDAVQLAVTAARYDELTAADGLLHTAEQLAADHDVHRRSDDDPGHGRGRVTRWAAGSTPLMAATDASWKGRVGGIGYVVTDGRYGLRGRGTGRLDPTGPSRVLVNELRAVDFLLTDYDEPPVGLTVLLDSLGAMEWLHRWQAGETAMPAGYHLRNRRWATQPTLLRLATQVAGRPDLVFAHVKGHSGHPLNEAADALAHMARRRRVESFDLRPRAHDLVDAFLRDWHTTAAV, from the coding sequence ATGCGCTCCGATGAGTTCCTCCGCGACCTGGACCTGTTCCCTGCCGACCGGCACCACCGGCTGCTCGCCCTGCGCCACTACCTGCGCGCTGCCGACTGCCACGCCTGCCAGCGGGTCGGCGACGCCGTCCAGTTGGCGGTCACCGCCGCCCGCTACGACGAACTGACCGCCGCCGACGGTCTGCTCCACACCGCCGAACAACTCGCTGCAGACCATGACGTACACCGCCGGTCCGACGACGATCCCGGACACGGTCGTGGCCGGGTCACCCGGTGGGCCGCAGGGTCCACGCCACTGATGGCGGCCACGGACGCGAGCTGGAAGGGACGCGTCGGCGGCATCGGCTATGTCGTCACCGACGGCCGGTACGGGCTGCGGGGCCGAGGCACCGGACGGCTCGACCCGACCGGCCCGTCCCGGGTTCTCGTCAACGAGCTGCGGGCGGTCGACTTTCTGCTGACCGACTACGACGAGCCGCCGGTCGGGCTGACCGTACTGCTGGACAGCCTCGGTGCGATGGAGTGGCTACACCGCTGGCAGGCCGGCGAGACCGCCATGCCAGCCGGCTACCACCTCCGGAACCGCCGCTGGGCGACCCAGCCCACCCTGCTCCGCCTCGCCACCCAGGTGGCCGGCCGGCCGGACCTGGTGTTCGCACACGTCAAAGGCCACAGTGGTCATCCGCTCAACGAGGCCGCCGACGCGCTGGCCCACATGGCTCGCCGCCGGCGGGTGGAATCCTTCGACCTACGGCCCCGCGCGCACGACCTGGTCGACGCGTTCCTCCGCGACTGGCACACCACCGCCGCCGTCTGA
- a CDS encoding formylglycine-generating enzyme family protein, whose amino-acid sequence MWTEVIVAGRPAWRHTMSGVVFREVPGGTFRMGLSDAELDAVRAIERSGGVEDALEPFFASAGDAQPVREVRVEPFLIARHPLTVAQVRHWLPEYEDFYADSHSGTARLKDDLVDLLEALPFRLPSEAEWEYAARAGTTTLTFRGDGRPGEDHILYDFGDEERTAAGENAFGLAAMGSAGEICADVWIPGFAGAPADARPRTGDGPRTVRGGAADLYPWQGCDEWLLLLSATRDKHAQFAAVRPAAPLPSR is encoded by the coding sequence ATGTGGACCGAGGTGATCGTGGCCGGGCGCCCGGCCTGGCGGCACACCATGTCGGGCGTGGTGTTCCGGGAGGTGCCGGGCGGCACGTTCCGGATGGGCCTGTCCGACGCGGAGCTGGACGCGGTCCGCGCCATCGAGCGCAGCGGAGGAGTCGAGGACGCTCTCGAGCCGTTCTTCGCCAGCGCCGGGGACGCCCAGCCGGTACGCGAGGTGCGGGTCGAACCGTTCCTGATCGCCCGGCACCCGCTGACGGTCGCCCAGGTCCGGCACTGGCTGCCCGAGTACGAGGACTTCTACGCCGACAGCCACTCCGGCACGGCCCGGCTCAAGGACGACCTGGTCGACCTGCTCGAGGCCCTGCCGTTCCGACTGCCCAGCGAGGCCGAGTGGGAGTACGCGGCCCGGGCCGGCACCACCACCCTGACCTTTCGTGGCGACGGGAGGCCGGGCGAGGACCACATTCTCTACGACTTCGGTGACGAGGAGCGGACGGCAGCCGGGGAGAACGCCTTCGGCCTGGCGGCGATGGGCTCGGCGGGCGAAATCTGCGCCGACGTGTGGATCCCCGGTTTCGCGGGCGCGCCGGCCGACGCCCGACCGCGTACCGGCGACGGGCCCCGGACCGTACGCGGCGGCGCCGCCGATCTCTACCCGTGGCAGGGCTGCGACGAGTGGCTACTGCTGCTGTCCGCTACCCGGGACAAGCACGCCCAGTTCGCCGCAGTCCGCCCAGCCGCACCACTGCCGTCCCGCTAG
- a CDS encoding extracellular catalytic domain type 1 short-chain-length polyhydroxyalkanoate depolymerase, which translates to MAVNPGRWLRTLAAALILVTGAFVAPPPAQAATGRFFYGTYISIYGTRDYHGYLPSTYRPGTPIPLVVALHGCTENDVGFDLLTGWSARAEQKGFAVVMPDQSNLVNPAGCWNWMLPTNQRRGFGEPAIISGITNRIVSQYGVDRRRVHITGISAGGVMANIMAVSYPDVYAAASIVAGCEYLCDPLQLTTPQQSGQAALREMGSRARKVPVVIFQGTNDLVVRPSTAYRVAGQWTTVAGADATPDQTVNGQVPGGRSYTLLRYHDNTGRAIVDQYMINGAGHAYPGGCSCSIFGDPSGPDATGLSWDYFVAHPMP; encoded by the coding sequence ATGGCAGTCAACCCTGGTCGATGGCTGCGGACGCTCGCCGCCGCTCTCATCCTCGTCACGGGGGCCTTCGTCGCCCCGCCGCCCGCGCAGGCGGCGACCGGCAGGTTCTTCTACGGCACCTACATCTCGATCTACGGCACCCGGGACTACCACGGCTACCTGCCCTCGACCTACCGCCCCGGCACGCCGATCCCGCTCGTCGTGGCGCTGCACGGCTGCACCGAGAACGACGTCGGCTTCGACCTCCTCACCGGCTGGAGCGCCCGCGCGGAGCAGAAGGGCTTCGCTGTCGTGATGCCGGACCAGAGCAACCTGGTCAACCCGGCCGGCTGCTGGAACTGGATGCTGCCGACGAACCAGCGTCGCGGCTTCGGCGAGCCGGCGATCATCTCCGGAATCACCAACCGCATCGTGAGCCAGTACGGCGTCGACCGTCGCCGCGTCCACATCACCGGCATCTCGGCGGGCGGGGTGATGGCCAACATCATGGCCGTCTCCTACCCCGACGTCTACGCCGCCGCGAGCATCGTCGCGGGCTGCGAGTACCTGTGCGACCCGCTCCAGCTCACGACCCCGCAGCAGTCCGGCCAGGCGGCGCTGCGCGAGATGGGCAGCCGCGCTCGCAAGGTGCCGGTCGTCATCTTCCAGGGCACCAACGACCTCGTCGTACGGCCGTCCACCGCGTACCGGGTGGCGGGGCAGTGGACCACCGTCGCCGGAGCCGACGCCACGCCCGACCAGACCGTCAACGGCCAGGTGCCGGGCGGGCGCAGCTACACCCTGCTGCGTTACCACGACAACACCGGCCGGGCCATTGTCGACCAGTACATGATCAACGGTGCCGGGCACGCGTACCCGGGCGGCTGCTCGTGCAGCATCTTCGGCGACCCGTCCGGACCCGACGCCACCGGCCTCAGCTGGGACTACTTCGTCGCGCATCCCATGCCGTAA
- the rox gene encoding rifampin monooxygenase: MFDVIIAGCGPTGAMLAAELRLHDVRVLVLEKETEPVSFVRIVGLHIRSIELMAMRGLLERVLERGRQRPAGGFFAAIDKPAPEGLDSAHAYLLGIPQPVIVHLLEEHATELGAQVRHGCAVADFEQDGEGVTVDLADGEKLRSRYLVGCDGGRSTVRKLLGVGFPGEPARTETLMGEMEVGVPQEEIAARVSEIGEADRRFSVRPAGVGVYRVVVPAAGVSDRAEPPTLEDFKRQLRTVAGTDFGVHSPRWLSRFGDATRLAEHYRVGRVLLAGDAAHVHPPIGGQGLNLGVQDAFNLGWKLAAQIRGWAPETLLDTYQAERRPVAEDVLDNTRAQMELLSTEPGPQAVRRLLTELMDFDEVNRHLIEKITAIGIRYDFGAGPDLLGRRLRDIEVGHGHLYGLLHRGRGLLLDRTERLTVGGWSDRVDYLGDPTAALEAPCVLLRPDGHVAWIGDDQRDLDDHLSRWFGKPANSHEKRRY; this comes from the coding sequence ATGTTCGACGTGATCATTGCCGGGTGCGGGCCGACCGGTGCGATGCTGGCCGCCGAACTGCGACTGCACGATGTGCGGGTACTCGTCCTGGAGAAGGAAACCGAGCCCGTATCGTTCGTCCGCATAGTCGGTCTGCATATTCGCAGTATCGAGCTGATGGCGATGCGTGGGCTGCTGGAGCGCGTTCTCGAACGTGGAAGACAGCGGCCGGCCGGCGGGTTCTTCGCCGCCATCGACAAACCCGCGCCCGAGGGCCTGGATTCCGCGCATGCCTATCTGCTGGGCATCCCGCAGCCGGTCATCGTTCACCTGCTCGAAGAACATGCGACCGAACTGGGCGCGCAGGTCCGGCACGGCTGTGCGGTGGCCGACTTCGAGCAGGACGGCGAGGGTGTGACCGTAGATCTGGCCGACGGGGAAAAGCTGCGTTCACGCTATCTCGTCGGCTGTGACGGCGGGCGCAGCACGGTCCGCAAACTGCTCGGTGTCGGCTTCCCCGGCGAGCCCGCGCGGACCGAGACCCTGATGGGCGAGATGGAAGTGGGTGTGCCGCAGGAGGAGATCGCCGCCAGGGTGAGCGAAATCGGCGAGGCCGACAGGCGTTTCAGCGTCAGGCCCGCAGGCGTTGGGGTCTATCGCGTCGTAGTCCCCGCCGCTGGAGTCAGCGATCGTGCCGAACCGCCCACCCTGGAGGATTTCAAGCGACAGTTGCGCACCGTCGCCGGCACCGATTTCGGCGTGCACTCCCCGCGCTGGTTGTCCCGCTTCGGGGATGCCACACGGCTCGCCGAGCATTATCGGGTCGGGCGGGTGCTGCTGGCCGGCGACGCGGCACACGTCCATCCACCCATCGGCGGACAGGGCCTCAACCTGGGCGTTCAGGACGCGTTCAACCTCGGCTGGAAACTGGCCGCCCAGATCCGCGGTTGGGCGCCGGAGACGCTGCTGGACACCTACCAGGCCGAACGTCGTCCGGTCGCCGAGGACGTGCTGGACAACACCCGCGCCCAGATGGAACTGCTGTCCACCGAACCGGGCCCGCAGGCCGTCCGCAGGCTGCTCACCGAACTGATGGACTTCGACGAGGTGAACCGCCATCTGATCGAGAAAATCACCGCGATCGGCATCCGCTACGACTTCGGCGCAGGCCCTGACCTGCTCGGCCGCCGCCTGCGCGACATCGAGGTGGGACACGGCCACCTGTACGGTCTGCTGCACCGCGGCCGCGGCCTGCTGCTGGACCGCACCGAACGTCTCACCGTCGGCGGCTGGTCGGACCGGGTCGACTACCTCGGGGATCCCACTGCGGCACTGGAGGCTCCGTGCGTCCTGCTACGCCCCGACGGCCACGTCGCCTGGATCGGCGACGATCAGCGGGACCTGGACGACCACCTCTCCCGCTGGTTCGGCAAGCCCGCCAACTCGCACGAGAAGAGACGGTATTGA
- a CDS encoding alpha/beta fold hydrolase, giving the protein MGVVPSREAQGRVAGDGVELAFGFWPGRGQPIVALHGITASYVNFVGIAERLAGRRPLLALDLRGRGGSDKPEGGPYGMSQHARDVAAAMAAFGLDDSVVVGHSMGAFVAAAVAAEHPDRVAGVMMIDGGLPLTAPPGVDPVALLDVVLGPQLARLRQEFPSREAYYDYWRPLPAFPADVWGPWVHAYLDYDLGGTEPKLRPRASEAAIRADYLDTLDADLLRKRLAAIEVPVTLLTAEEGFYPGQPPLYPDALVQAESAAVTRFAHQRVSPTTHYTIALADHGATVCADALVAFAEQWGK; this is encoded by the coding sequence ATGGGCGTGGTGCCGAGCCGGGAAGCACAGGGGCGGGTCGCCGGGGACGGGGTGGAGCTGGCGTTCGGGTTCTGGCCGGGGCGTGGCCAGCCGATCGTGGCCCTGCACGGGATCACCGCGTCCTACGTGAACTTCGTCGGCATCGCCGAACGGCTGGCCGGACGGCGTCCGCTGCTGGCCCTGGACCTGCGTGGCCGCGGCGGCAGCGACAAGCCGGAGGGCGGCCCGTACGGCATGAGTCAGCATGCCCGCGACGTCGCCGCCGCGATGGCCGCGTTCGGCCTCGACGACAGCGTCGTCGTCGGGCACTCGATGGGCGCTTTCGTGGCGGCGGCCGTGGCGGCCGAACACCCGGACCGGGTCGCGGGCGTCATGATGATCGACGGCGGGCTGCCGCTGACGGCCCCGCCCGGCGTCGACCCGGTCGCGCTGCTGGACGTCGTGCTGGGCCCCCAACTGGCCCGACTGCGGCAGGAGTTCCCGAGCCGGGAGGCGTACTACGACTACTGGCGGCCGCTGCCGGCGTTCCCGGCCGACGTGTGGGGACCGTGGGTCCACGCGTACCTGGACTACGACCTCGGCGGCACCGAACCGAAGCTGCGGCCGAGGGCGTCCGAGGCGGCGATCCGGGCGGACTACCTGGACACCCTCGACGCCGACCTGCTGCGCAAGCGGCTCGCCGCGATCGAGGTGCCGGTGACGCTGCTGACCGCCGAGGAGGGCTTCTACCCGGGCCAGCCGCCGCTGTACCCCGACGCGCTCGTACAGGCGGAGAGCGCGGCCGTGACCCGCTTCGCGCACCAGCGGGTCTCCCCCACCACGCACTACACCATCGCGCTGGCCGACCACGGCGCGACCGTCTGCGCCGACGCGTTGGTCGCGTTCGCCGAGCAGTGGGGCAAGTGA
- a CDS encoding long-chain-fatty-acid--CoA ligase has translation MMDIPLNIWTMFAAAQRHYFDVEIVTSFPDDSRHRYPYGQFAARAQQLMHALDSLGLAEDAVVGSLAWNGFRHLEAYFGVPGSGRVLHTLNLRLSPTELATVIDHGGDVAILVDPDLVPLLEQARALGGLRQVTHVIVLDDHTPEADLPGLVAYEPLIAGQATSYPRTPWAESRPLGICHTSGTTGHPKGVVYTHRSTVLHALGVASGAGFALGPSDCVLPIVPMFHGNAWGVPYAATMVGAKQVFAAGPFTAQRVISLLRDEQVTVAAGVPTIWIDVAGHLHGPRPLPDLRHIVSGGAQPPSSLIARYRRDFGIPILQAWGMTETSPLASVAWPKHHLRGLPDEEFIEQAASQAGLPVPTVDLSIRDGDGAEVVWDGEQLGDLYVRGPWVADSYLHGDGVEQFTGGWFRTGDVAVGSPGGYFRIADRTKDLIKSGGEWISSVDMEAALMAHPDVVEAAVIAIPDPKWLERPLACVVPGEDAVPTLDQIHEHLTAHGFARWQLPDRVEFLDQIPRTSVGKFDKKALRARFPA, from the coding sequence ATGATGGACATTCCACTCAACATCTGGACGATGTTCGCCGCCGCCCAGCGGCACTACTTCGACGTCGAGATCGTCACCAGCTTTCCCGACGACTCCCGCCACCGCTACCCCTACGGCCAGTTCGCCGCCCGGGCCCAGCAGCTCATGCACGCCCTCGACAGCCTCGGCCTCGCCGAGGACGCGGTCGTCGGTTCCCTGGCGTGGAACGGGTTCCGGCACCTGGAGGCGTACTTCGGGGTGCCGGGCAGCGGGCGGGTGCTGCACACCCTCAACCTGCGGCTCTCCCCGACCGAGCTGGCCACGGTCATCGACCACGGCGGTGACGTCGCCATCCTCGTCGACCCCGACCTCGTCCCGTTGCTCGAACAGGCCCGTGCCCTCGGCGGGTTGCGCCAGGTCACCCACGTCATCGTGCTCGACGACCACACCCCCGAGGCCGACCTTCCCGGCCTGGTGGCGTACGAACCGCTCATCGCGGGGCAGGCCACCTCCTATCCGCGTACGCCGTGGGCGGAGAGCCGGCCGCTGGGAATCTGCCACACCTCGGGGACGACCGGGCACCCCAAGGGCGTCGTGTACACACACCGGTCCACGGTGCTGCACGCGCTCGGGGTCGCGTCCGGAGCCGGATTCGCGCTCGGCCCCAGCGACTGCGTCCTGCCGATCGTGCCGATGTTCCACGGCAACGCCTGGGGCGTCCCGTACGCCGCCACGATGGTCGGCGCCAAGCAGGTCTTCGCCGCCGGACCGTTCACGGCCCAGCGCGTGATCAGCCTGTTGCGCGACGAGCAGGTGACCGTGGCGGCCGGCGTACCGACGATCTGGATCGACGTCGCCGGGCATCTGCACGGACCCCGGCCTCTGCCCGACCTGCGGCACATCGTCTCCGGCGGAGCGCAGCCACCCAGCTCGCTGATCGCCCGCTACCGCAGGGACTTCGGCATTCCGATCCTGCAGGCGTGGGGTATGACCGAGACCTCGCCGCTGGCCAGCGTCGCCTGGCCGAAGCACCACCTGCGGGGCCTGCCGGACGAGGAGTTCATCGAGCAGGCCGCGTCCCAGGCGGGCCTCCCGGTGCCGACGGTCGATCTGTCCATCCGCGACGGCGACGGCGCCGAGGTGGTCTGGGACGGCGAGCAGCTCGGCGACCTCTACGTACGCGGTCCCTGGGTGGCCGACAGCTACCTGCACGGCGACGGCGTCGAACAGTTCACCGGCGGCTGGTTCCGCACTGGCGACGTCGCGGTCGGCTCTCCCGGCGGTTACTTCCGCATCGCCGACCGCACCAAGGACCTGATCAAGTCCGGCGGCGAGTGGATCTCCTCGGTCGACATGGAGGCGGCGCTGATGGCACACCCGGACGTCGTCGAGGCCGCCGTGATCGCGATCCCCGATCCCAAGTGGCTGGAGCGGCCGCTCGCCTGCGTCGTCCCGGGCGAGGACGCGGTCCCGACCCTGGACCAGATCCACGAGCACCTGACCGCCCACGGTTTCGCCCGGTGGCAACTGCCCGACCGCGTCGAGTTCCTCGACCAGATCCCCCGGACCAGCGTCGGCAAGTTCGACAAGAAGGCGCTGCGCGCCAGGTTTCCGGCTTGA
- a CDS encoding TetR/AcrR family transcriptional regulator: MARKRPVAAADAARLLTEIIAASPPAHDAADPLPPRATAGGTLRRLQAEALRQFAARGYHAVSVRDLAAGVGIHPSSIYAHVPSKAGLLADLLRLGHVEHRDRLRQALLDCGSDPGEQVTALTRAHVRMHAEYPLLARVANRELGTLEGAALDEITAVRLDSERLFLDVVNRGRQLGAFGAEVDPLIAVAAIGAMGIRVAEWWNPTLGITVDDLADQYATLARNMLR, encoded by the coding sequence GTGGCTCGTAAGCGTCCGGTCGCTGCCGCCGACGCCGCCCGGCTGTTGACCGAGATCATCGCGGCCAGCCCGCCGGCTCACGACGCGGCGGATCCGCTGCCGCCGCGCGCGACGGCGGGCGGCACCCTGCGCCGCCTCCAGGCGGAGGCGTTACGCCAGTTCGCGGCCCGGGGCTACCACGCCGTCTCGGTGCGCGACCTGGCGGCGGGCGTGGGCATCCACCCGAGTTCGATCTACGCCCATGTGCCATCGAAGGCCGGTCTGCTGGCCGACCTGCTGCGCCTCGGGCACGTCGAGCACCGCGACCGGCTACGGCAGGCCCTCCTCGACTGCGGGTCCGATCCCGGCGAGCAGGTGACCGCGCTCACCCGGGCCCACGTGCGCATGCACGCCGAGTACCCGCTGCTGGCCCGGGTCGCCAACCGCGAACTCGGCACCCTGGAGGGCGCGGCCCTCGACGAGATCACCGCCGTCCGCCTGGACTCCGAGCGGCTGTTCCTGGACGTCGTCAACCGGGGTCGGCAGCTCGGCGCGTTCGGCGCCGAGGTCGACCCGCTGATCGCCGTCGCCGCCATCGGCGCCATGGGCATCCGGGTCGCCGAATGGTGGAACCCGACCCTGGGCATCACCGTCGACGACCTCGCCGACCAGTACGCCACCCTCGCCCGCAACATGCTGCGCTGA
- a CDS encoding nickel/cobalt transporter, with the protein MNGLNGFDSKLVALFDNRAAFWVALVVALGVGAAHAVAPGHGKSVTAAYLVGTRGRYRDALRLGIIVAVMHTFSVLVLALSWVGLSGVASLGTETITGWMQAVAGLVVLGVGANLTYRQLRGRGHSHSHGHAHSHAHSNAHAHSHAPVPAHAHAHSVERAADGSDVHRESPSHGHYHEEHGHHHHHHEELTDPWSRRGLIALALSGGLLPSPSAFIVLVSGLLTGRALDAVVLVIAFGVGMALTLTGVGVVTIRGFALVATRTRRWPLASMLATWIPLLAGIAVMIGGCLYLLTALSALNA; encoded by the coding sequence GTGAACGGCCTGAACGGTTTCGACAGCAAGCTGGTCGCGCTCTTCGACAACCGCGCGGCCTTCTGGGTGGCGCTGGTCGTCGCCCTCGGTGTCGGCGCGGCGCACGCGGTCGCGCCCGGGCACGGCAAGAGCGTGACGGCGGCGTACCTGGTGGGCACCCGTGGCCGTTATCGGGACGCGCTCCGCCTCGGGATCATCGTGGCGGTGATGCACACCTTCTCGGTGCTCGTGCTGGCGCTGTCGTGGGTCGGCCTGAGCGGGGTGGCCAGCCTCGGCACGGAGACGATCACCGGTTGGATGCAGGCGGTCGCCGGCCTGGTGGTGCTGGGCGTCGGCGCCAACCTGACCTACCGTCAGCTCCGGGGACGAGGCCATTCCCACTCCCATGGCCATGCCCACTCTCACGCGCACTCGAACGCCCACGCCCATTCGCACGCGCCGGTACCCGCACACGCCCACGCCCACTCGGTCGAGCGTGCCGCCGACGGTTCCGACGTGCACCGCGAGTCCCCTTCGCACGGGCACTACCACGAGGAGCACGGGCATCATCACCACCACCACGAGGAGTTGACCGACCCGTGGTCACGGCGGGGACTGATCGCCCTCGCGTTGTCAGGCGGGCTCCTGCCATCGCCGTCGGCCTTCATCGTGCTGGTGAGCGGGCTGCTCACCGGTCGTGCGCTCGACGCGGTCGTCCTGGTCATCGCGTTCGGGGTCGGCATGGCGCTCACCCTGACCGGCGTCGGTGTGGTGACCATCCGCGGGTTCGCGCTGGTGGCGACCAGGACCCGGCGCTGGCCGCTGGCCTCGATGCTCGCGACGTGGATCCCCCTCCTCGCCGGCATCGCGGTGATGATCGGTGGCTGCCTCTACCTGCTTACCGCGCTGTCCGCCCTGAACGCCTGA